Proteins from a genomic interval of Posidoniimonas polymericola:
- the preA gene encoding NAD-dependent dihydropyrimidine dehydrogenase subunit PreA: MATLATTVNGLKLPNPFVIASGPPGTNGKVIGRALDEGWGAVICKTVSLDASKVVNVQPRYGRLRSRHTQADGSNEIYGWENIELISDRPFEAWIDEFKALKDSHPEGVLICSAMEEYNKDAWQEIIGRCEEAGVDSFELNFSCPHGLPERKMGAAMGEDPEILEEVCGWVMEVAKKPVWAKMTPNVTHIEDPTRASLRAGCDGVSAINTIRSVIGVDLETLRPEPTVEGYTTPGGYSCQAVKPIALRMCMEIATVLRDEFPDRTLSGMGGVETGEDAAQFILLGSHTVQVCTGVMKSGYGVVAPMKEQLLAFMEKHKFDSLNDFRGHSLQYFTTHADLVRRQTEARAAKKAEHEKKKMVKADTEWDGDDFVDQSDALARG, translated from the coding sequence ATGGCAACCTTAGCGACCACAGTCAACGGGCTCAAGCTCCCTAACCCGTTCGTTATTGCCTCGGGCCCTCCAGGCACGAACGGCAAGGTAATCGGCCGCGCGTTAGACGAGGGGTGGGGCGCCGTGATCTGCAAGACGGTCAGCCTCGACGCGTCGAAGGTGGTCAACGTACAGCCGCGCTACGGCCGCCTGCGGAGCCGCCACACACAGGCGGACGGGTCTAATGAGATCTACGGCTGGGAGAACATCGAGCTGATCAGCGATCGGCCATTCGAGGCCTGGATCGACGAGTTCAAGGCGCTCAAGGACTCGCACCCTGAGGGGGTGCTGATCTGCTCGGCCATGGAGGAGTACAACAAGGACGCCTGGCAGGAGATCATCGGTCGCTGCGAGGAGGCGGGCGTTGACTCGTTCGAGCTCAACTTTAGCTGCCCCCACGGCCTGCCGGAGCGGAAGATGGGCGCCGCGATGGGCGAGGACCCCGAGATCCTCGAAGAGGTCTGCGGTTGGGTGATGGAAGTCGCCAAGAAGCCGGTGTGGGCCAAGATGACACCCAACGTCACCCACATCGAGGACCCTACGCGGGCGAGTCTCCGCGCCGGGTGCGACGGCGTCTCGGCGATCAACACGATCCGCAGCGTAATCGGCGTCGACCTCGAGACCCTGCGGCCCGAGCCGACGGTCGAGGGCTACACCACGCCGGGCGGCTACAGCTGCCAGGCGGTCAAGCCGATCGCCCTGCGGATGTGTATGGAGATCGCCACCGTGCTCCGCGACGAGTTCCCAGACCGCACGCTCAGCGGCATGGGCGGCGTCGAGACCGGCGAGGACGCCGCGCAGTTCATCCTGCTCGGCTCGCACACGGTGCAGGTCTGCACCGGCGTGATGAAGTCCGGCTACGGCGTCGTGGCGCCGATGAAGGAGCAGCTGCTGGCCTTCATGGAGAAGCACAAGTTCGACTCGCTCAACGATTTCCGGGGGCACTCGCTGCAGTACTTCACCACCCACGCGGACTTGGTCAGACGGCAAACCGAAGCGCGCGCCGCTAAGAAGGCCGAGCACGAAAAGAAGAAGATGGTCAAGGCCGACACCGAGTGGGACGGCGACGACTTCGTCGACCAGAGCGACGCCCTGGCCCGCGGCTAG